A region of the Nerophis lumbriciformis linkage group LG13, RoL_Nlum_v2.1, whole genome shotgun sequence genome:
aaaaaatcaatgtttaatGCAAAATATGTACCTCCAAAATGTATTGTCTTAAACAACAGATTACTGCATTTGACTTTTTATGATGTATAAAATGAATGCAGTACTAAAACACAAGATGTGACTTTTTTGTATTATAATTacaagtaaaatatatttttttaaatatggtaTATGTAatagtaaaaatatatatgtatatattttttccttttttagttTTGTCTATAATGACTGTAtttgatacaaatatatattaatactgcatttatatttttatttcatgatCTTTACTAAAGTTTCAAAAATGTaccatatattttatatttcagACCTCAAAATGTAAATATGAAACATTTGGCACTGCAGGAAgtgtacacacagaaaaacaaaaagtttttatttatttatatttaaaacaatatgaaaaaatacattttcgtaAAAAGCATTTCTAGATTGTGTAACCAACATATTTGTGATCGTAATAATTATGGATTGTTTGATACTGATGTAGCTCATTAAAATACAAACTGGAAACTTTTTTtggcttatttttattttatttaaggcataCAAAGATATTCAGCAGAACAACATTTACAGTCAGCTCCAGTGTATCCACTTGAGAAGAAacagtatgtacagtagatacaaaaatacaaaatgatCCTGAGTTGCATTGTTGTAATAATAAGACTATCAGTAGGCAGATAAGACACACACATGTTGGCACTGTGAAAAGTCCTTCAATTGCTTCAAGTCATTAAAGTGGTGCAAACCTACTGTACAGTATTTGCATGAAAGTTTGTGGCTTATTAAAGGGGCGGAGTCAGTGCGGCAGATGAGGACGGTTGGAAGCAAAACAACCAAGTGGTGATGCGGCTCGTCACACTACCAGTGAATCCCTGCTCGGTGCTGTGCTCTGTCGAGGAAATGCATGTTGAGAGCCACATGTTAGACACCTTGCATTCATGCTAACTCGCTGCAGCCGGGGGAGGGCGTGGGGACTCGCTAAAGTGTCATTCAAAGAAGCGGAGGTTGGGTTAGTCGCACAGTAGTTGATGAGATGAAATTGTTTATGAATGAAGGAGGTGAGGGTGGCATGCAAGGGCTGCTTATATTTGTGTGGGGGAGGAATGGGTCATTTGGTGTGTACAAACCTCTACAGCTCCAAATTAAGACAAGAAGTGCTTTTTCCTTATTTTCCTGGCGAAAAATTCAGGAATAAAAGCTCTGCATAAGACTTATGAGTATAAGACCCACTATTTTCCCTATTTAGTTTGTAGGGAAAACATGTTATCTTATAAactggaagaaaagctctgatttCCTTGGGAAGCAATGGGTCATTTGGTGATACTTGTTGGTTCGCATGTTTTAATCACCCGAAACTCAAAATAGGACACACTTTTTTAGCTATCTCCAGACCCTGAACATAGGACACTTTTTTTCTATCTCCAGGCCCTGAATATACAAACTTGTAGTACACTTTTTTTCTATCTCCAGACCCTGAACAtaggacatgttttttttaaactatctcCAGACCCTGAATATAGGACAATTTGTTTCTATCTCCAGATCCTGGAATATAGGACATAGGTTTTTACCTATCTCCAGACCCTGAATATAGGACCATTTGTTTCTATCTCCATACCCTGAATATAGgacatgtttttattcatttagcATATATtcatgctgaatttcccccagggatcaataaagtactttcgtTTCTATTCTATCTCCAGACCCTGAATATAGGACAGCACACATTTTAATCTATTTCCAGACCCTGACTGAATAcaagacacatttttaaatctaTCTCCTGACCCTGACTGAATACAAGATACATTTTTAAATCTATCTCCAGACCCTGCATATAGGACAACACATGTTTTAATCTATTTCCAGAACCTGAATATCAGACAAATTTAAAATCTAGCTCCAGACCCTGACTGAATAcaagacacatttttaaatatatctCCAGTCTCTGAATAtggaataatacatttaaaaaaaatcgatatttAGACCCTGAATACAGGACAACATATGTTTTGTAATCTATCTCCAGACCCTGCATATAGGacaacactttttatttatttatctccaGACCCTAAATATAGGACATGTTTTGTTTAAATATTGGACAATATGTTTTTTGTAAATATCTACAGACCCTGAATAAAAAACAACACAATCTTTTTCCAGACCGTGAATATaggacatacattttttttatctatttCCGGGCTCTGCATATAAGacatgtttttttaatctgtctgcagaccctgaatataagacaacacAATCTATTTACAGACCGTGAATATAGCACAACACATTTTTATACTATATCCAAATTCTGAATATaggataacaattttttttttatctatctcCAAACCCTAATAATAGGACAACACATTTTTTCAATCCATCTCCAGGCTCTGAATATCGgaccacacatttaaaaaaatctatttccaGACCCAGAATACAGTACAACAATTTTATAATCTATGTAAAAATACTCTCTTGAAAATACTCGCTTGATTGTTGTTTGGTTTTCAGGTAAAAAACTCTAATGCTTGGGAATATGACAACTCTGTGTTTTCACTTATATTCTTGTGGGAAAATATCGTCTTATACTCAGGAAGAAAAGCTTTGTATATCTTCGGCAACCCAACATAGGATGACCCATCTTTTTCTCACTTTTTTCGTTGAAAAAATGAAGTATTATATATATCAGGGTAAAAAGGATGCGGAGAAGTCGTTAagcaccacctgttggtttgcatgtgtaAATCTGTAGACCCCTAATACAAAACGACCATTCTATTTCCGACTTTTTTCAAGGGAAATAAAAACGTCTTACATCTGGGTCAATAAGGTATTCTTTTACTGTCTTTCCAGCTACAAGTAACTCACCAAGTTGTGTCTCCTGTCTGCTTCCTCTCTGCCACTCTGCAGCGGGAGGGTCATCCCCTGCCGAGGTCGCGTATACGAGAAAGGCCTCATGCCAGGCTCTGAGGTGTCATACCCGGTGCGGTACCTGTCCGGGTTCTGGGCGGCCCTGCGGTACCGCTCCGCCTCCCTCTCTGAGTAGGGAGGCAAAGAATCCTCATCTTCTGGACGGTTGCTAGGCGATCGGCTGTAGTAGCTGCTGCCTTTCCCTCTGGAGCTGCCTTTGGAGGGGGTGTCACTGTCCTCATCCGCTCTGCCTCTGTCGCCGCCGGGCCTCCTCGCTTTGTTCTCCAGCACGTGGTTGAGGAAGGCGTCGTCGTAATCCCGGGGACGGGGCGGTCGGGAGGCGAGTTCGCTGTCCCACGTGCCCCTTCTTTTCTGCGGTAAAGGAGAGGGGCTGCGACGAGCCCAGCCGTCATCCACGTCTCTGTAGGAACGTCTCGGAGGGCTGTAATCACGGACCTCTAGCGCCTCTGGACGGCGGCTACGGGAACCGTACGAGCGGGCAAATTCCTCCAGCTCGTCCAGCGAACCGGTGTGCCCTCTTCTGCTCAGAGTTTTTCTCTGGAGGTGCTCTGAGTGAGTGTTCCATCTGTGGCAATGAACGGGACAAATGGATAAAGACCAACATGCGGTACAGTTTACTTACTATTTATTCATCATTCCATTGGGGTATGTAAGTTTTACGCTGTTCCGTAATGAAACTCCCTAAAGCCAAAGACGCTCAAATTAATAGGATGTCCCAGTCTGATACTACCTTCAAGGCAAGTTAGGAGGACAAAAGGCTGCAAAAAAGAGGCTCTTTATTTTGAACTTTGAAAGACAATCAAGgaactgatctactaaaggtttgtgtgtattaagACACATCCAAGCTTGGTAGCAGAAGCAAAGCTGATCttctaaaatgagcaaaataataaGCGCAATTCATTTTGCTTGTCTGTCTTCATgagtatgcagaatatatgctgattatcagaacgtccacaatactgggaggagacctTGTAAACATAATTATTCAAAATaggggttcttaaactttttttttatcaagtaccaccttagaaaaaacttggctctccaagtaccaccataacgaccaacattaaaacacagtagcgtagtaggcctaaatatttattaaaaagtttaaagtaaatgtatatttaatatttttggccactctaacattaaacacagtttgaccagtaacactgtgtttgaatagagcaggggtcggcaacccaaaatgttgaaagagccatattggaccaaaaatacaaaaacaaatctgtctggagccgcaaaaaattaaaagccatattacatacagatagtgtgtcatgagatatacattgaattaagaggacttaaaggaaactaaatgacctcaaatatagctacaaatgaggcataatgatgcaatatgtacatatagctagcctaaataacgtgttagcatcgattagcttgcagtcatgcagtgaccaaatatgtctgattagcactccacacaagtcaataacaacaacgaaactcacctttgtgcattcatgcacaacgttaaaagtttggtggacaaaatgagacagaaaaagaagtggcataaaacacgtccccgaaagtcggagaaagttgtacatgtaaacaaactacggtgagttcaaggaccgccaaaattagtaggacaaaacggcgctcgccaaatactcgaatcagtgaagcatgtttaatataaacagtgtgctttataacaattagggaggtttgtgtcatgtttgtcctcctacagaaaccatatttaaacaaaaaatatattttttccccctcatctttttccatttttcatacatttttgaaaaagctccagagagccaccagggcggcgctaaagagccgcatgcggctctagagccgcgggttgtcgacccctggaatagagggaaataaaacactgtacttgatTCTTTAacataccactagatggcgccCGCGTACCACTAATGGTGCACGTATCACAGCTTGAGAATCACTGATTAAACAAACTGGCAGTTGCGTAGAACGAGCTGTGAGAAAAGAGCTCTGTTATAAGTATGCTTGTAGACATACATGgactgtcaataaaaaaaatcttaaaacatattgtctattcagcaataccaTTTTGGAATAGTGTAGCTGCTGGATGATTTAAGgggttgattaaaacaaattaaaatggtGTCTGCGGTTTTATAAATTACTTTTGTATTTTTCATACGTATTTTACAAAAAACTTCTtggaatatgcattttcttgcgtttggAACACGCTCGCAGTTAGTGCCAGCATCTTCCATGAGTGCACCTTAGCCTCTAAAACGAACCCCCctcctattaaaaaaaatatatatactcagATTAATGTCACTTTTGGTtttatcatgattaatcacaggtccttactcgcttgcataatttaaattaacttaaaaaagaccccaatgtTTGGAcacaaaatgcaattttttttgtcagaAAGTAATCCCGGAACATTCTTTAAAAATGTTCTActacatttatttgttcaaaacttggtgacagttttgtctaaagtccagtcagggagtattttgaagtgaaatttactAGTGAGCACATCAGTCAGTGTCTTGCACTTTGACAGCCCTACCTAAATCATGACCTGAACAGAATGTTTGTTTTACGACGACAAATGtttgacacattgcaaagtaAACTAAGAAAttgttatatttaataataaaaaataaaaatacttaaaataaaacAACTCTTTACAATTGAGTTGAAAATGGTTCAAAACTAAATTCATGTTGTTTAATGtatgatacatataaaataataccATTAATAGAATTATAAAATATTGACAACTTTTCAGCAGTAACAAAAAACTttgtaaaatgtaattaaataccTTTGAAATGGCCTTAGTTGGTTAAGTTTTAATTGATTACCTCACAGATATCTTGCCATGAGACAGTTTATTTTAATCATGGTTAATTGGGAAATGTCAAAATAAGAACAAATCTGAAGCTGAGCAGCCTCTTAAAAGGGTTACAGCAGGGCTCTCAAACAAAATTTAGCGACATGTGGGAGGTAGAGTCTGGATGAGGCTGGGCTACACAAAGTATACACTTCAGAATCCAGTTTTAACCATGTGACTAAATTTGCCAAGTATTTTTATTAGCAGCTGTCGTGACTCTGAGCTATGGTAGCCCTTAAGTCATTATAGATGTAAAAttgaatgtaaaaatatatatagtttgACACTGTTGAGTTCCCCATGAGATGGTCAGGGACACTTAATATTCCACTTGCTTTCAGGAAGTTTCTCTTTGTGTTGCcccgttgtgtttttgttttgctgtcatttttgtgtttgcagcgtTAGACAGTGTTGGGCAGTAGCAAACTACATGTAgccaagctacgtagcttaactaaatTCTTGGCTTTACTTTTTGATTGAGTAGCGATTCCCGTAGCCTTGGTATTTTAAACCCATGTCGCGAGGTAGCTTGCAATGAAGCTACAAGCTCCTTCAAACGAGAGAAATGGACCGCTAATCCAGGGCGAAGGGATAAAAAATACGGAGAAAACCTGTGATGATTGATTGGTTTACTacaatgagtcacgattggttgaggttggggcaaaacattacggacaggccaatcagaggcaagatagggcgggccaTCCGACCAGTAAGGAACATCATAATAGACGAGGGAGTTGAGAATGGAAGGAATATTAAAGCAgacgattaaaaaaaagaaaagaaaactatttgcctatgtttttttctttcagtgAAGAAGACAACGTCCAGAAAACCCATGACGTGTCTCGATAAATCAACGcccgaaacatttatttttagttgtttactttgTAGGCCAAATTCAATACTGCTCTCGACATCGAAGACGTGGAACACACATTTCAGAACCCACATTAAGGAgttttgagttcatgaaaagttttactgcacataactattatctacaagtcattgtttttttgtcaagatattcaGAAATACTGTTTTTATGTACAGTAGGCAGAGAAAatggggagacagggccttctttatggtcggccctaagctctggaacactctgcccctccatgttcgaactgctcccacagtggagtgttttaagtctcgtcttaagacccacttttattctctggcttttaacactacgtgagttgtgtggtcctctgttgacctctgtgtttttaaaattttgatttctatttactgttttaattggtttaaaacagtaaatagttttaccctttaaaatagtttttaattatatttattttatattgtttttaattgtttttaatattgttgtgcagcactttggaaacattttgttgtttaaatgtgctatataaataaagtggattggattggattgagaaaatgaataacatcaGGGGTGGGCCAAAAAAAGGCAaactaagataaatacatttagtgGGGTGTGAGAACCCCCAGAGGGGGTTGtaaggtgtccccagctaaatggcagacagttaatagtaatggaccctcacTTGGGCCGTTTGGTTCCATATGTATACTCTTATTATtagtaaggatgtccgataatggctttttgccgatatccgatattctgatattgtccaactctttaattaccgataccgatatcaaccgataccgatatcaaccgatatatgcagtcgtggaattaacacattattatgcctaatttggataaccaggtatagtgaagataaggtacttttaaaaaaaatgaataaaataagaaataaattaaaaacattttcttgaataaaaaagaaagtaaaacaatataaaaaccagttacatagaaactagtaattaataaaaatgagtaaaaataactgttaaaggttagtactattagtggaccagcagcacgcacaatcatgtgtgcttccggactgtatcccttgcagactgtattgatatatattgatatataatgtaggaaccagaatattaataacggaaagaaacaacccttttgtgtgaatgagtgtgaatgggggagggaggtttttggggttggtgcactaattgtaagtgtatcttgtgttttttatgttgatttaataaaaaatttaaaaaaatttaaataataaaaacgataccgataaaaaaacaaaaacgataccgataatttccgatattacattttaacacgtttattggccgataatatcggcaggccgatattttcggacatccctaattactacCTTTTATAAGACCTTGAAATGTCGGAGTTGGGaaggaatttatttttatttgagtcTGTTCAACAGTCAGAAAATGTGTTTACTTTCAATATGTTCCGTTTTATTGATTTCCGTTCATGTAAAGATGGAGTTTGTTAATTTTCTCTTTTGTGAGatgaatgtttatttaaattgtacttAATTTAATGTTACCTGTGTTTTCCCGCTCATTTTGTACATGGTACGCAACTTGGAAGAAATGTTAAAAAGCCAAACATGGCATATTTCTTGTTTGTGTTTATTATAAAAAAACAGTCGAACTGAGCATTTTTTCTCGTTTGGTGGAAAGTTGTACAATAagttataaatgtatatgtatgtagcaAGCTCCTTTTGccatgtagcttgctacaatacTCTGGGgatagctacatttaatcaagagtaacTAATAGCTTAGTTTACTACATTTTCCGAGTAGCTTGCCCATGCCGGATGGTAGGTAGTTAGTGATAAGATTAccataccatatttaattattaccaGCGCAGGGGGCACGGGCCACGATTACACTAAACTAAAAGTTAAGTAGAGAGCCACAAAATGAGTTACAGTATACTATATTCAAAACATAATCCAAATATTCCATAATCTAACCTTCTGTCCAGCTCATCGTCCGAGTGGTTGTCACGATCCCGGAGCCTGTGTCTGCGGCTTTGGGCGGGCGGGGCCCCTCCCAGCATCGACCGGTCATCGGCGTCGGCGATGGGAGGCAGCGCCTTCATCTGGACGGTCTGGTAGGTGTGTCTGAAATCTGTATTTCCTCCCTCGTGGAGAGAGCTGAGCTCTGATAGGCTTCTGGCTGTTTGGACACACGCATTAGATGTTGAATTATGACGTGGAAATGTCGCTAAcaatgtacagtggaacctctaggGTGGAATTTGTTTGGATTAAGAAACAATCGAAGTGGAGAAAATAAGATGTCACCTTTTATTAAAACCGCCAAGTgcgtgtaaaaagaagctaaccacAATAAACTGTTCATGTGAAAGTTATAGCACAGCCAATGACTGTCAGTATTTGTGTATGCTAACTATTCTACTTTTGAACTACTGCACACCAAAGTGTCAAATCATGCACCCCTACTGTGTTGCCTTTGCTATTGTTTtttgacaaatacaccacatggtattgttgaaaaaaaacataagtcggattgacttggaatttctcCCACAGCCTGATGCGCTCTATAAAACACCGGCTTTAACTTTAAGGTGTTAAAATTGAATTGTCACAAAATTTGGTGCACACCTTCTGTGAACTGATGAGCACATCTGTGTAGAATTTGAGCAAGATTAGTTGAAAAACATGGTGGCCATCAAGCAAAAGGTCATGGCTGGGATTTAGCAAATAAATGTTCGTAAGCCACTGATCATTTGTCTCATGATTATATAATTTTAAGgatatatattttacatgtaTGCGAGCGTGTTCTCCAAAGCACCACTCACACGGGGCACCACAAATgggtggattgattgattgattgattgattgaaacttttattagtagattgcacagtacagtacatattcagtacaattgaccactaaatggtaacacccgaataagtttttcaacttgtttaagtcggggtccacgttaatcaattcatggtaaaatgaaTGGACCAAATGTTTTCATGTATATGTGTGCGATCTAGTGTTTCCAATAAGTTCATGCCTGCCACAAATAAATTTAGACCGCCACGAAAAGATTTGGAGCTACATATTCGCTCTCGCTCATAAATATTATaacgcacctggtctgccagagaataagaagacaaagCATGAGGGATCATTAGTGTTGCCGACTTAGCttactttgttgctatatttaatTAGTGATCAGAGTCCACCAGATGTATCAAACAGAGGACTTGCTAAAAATCTAGAGAAGACTTTTGGAGTCTACAGGGACGCCTCGGGCTAAATTGGAGCCCTAAGCAGAATTTGATTTTGAGCCCCACCCATCTCCCCGTCACATatttttttcacacttttcaTTTATGTGaaactattttcatacatttttaatcaaactGAAATTAAATTATATACATGTGTTGTCCTAAAATAAATTCAAGAAAAATAAGTTGTTCAACCATACTTTCTTTAAGTGCAAAAATCTATTTtaacagcattaaaaaaaataggcctgtcaaaaataaaaacttatctcatgtgattaatcacagaaaaCTTTTGCATTAACCACCCGATTTATTATGACCGTACATGCTTGGATGTTTACATGAGAGGCGGTGTAGGtttgtcttttctttttttacaagtTAATTTAGATAATATAGACAAGTATTTTGATTGATCCGAATTCAAAGGtgtaattaatctgatttttttttaaataataatatgacagcCCTTATAAATTCATAAACCTTGAAAAATCTACTCTGACTAGGTTTCAAACCCAGTACCTCTGCTTTACAAGACAAGCACCAGAGCTGTGCACCACAGGAACAGCACGTGTGTGACACTATGGGATCTCTGCCCATTGTATTATTGTCAGCAACTGTGCAGGAGGCAGCAAGGAATAGTTTGCGGCAAAAATTCACATGAATAATATTTTACGTTTTACATGCACTTCTTTATGCAAAATGGGGCCGTGTACGGAAAGCCCTACGCACAGCTGCTGTTCTGCCTATAGAGGAGGCAGAGGGCGGCCCTGTGAGTCTGATATGGGTGCTAAAACAATTGATTCACATCGAAATCGCAATTTTTATTGTATTCCGATTCATAATTTTTGagaatcgattaaaaaaacaaaaacaaaacaaaacaaaaaaataatatatatacatatacatacagtacaggccaaaatgaacacgtggagttatgtacttaacaaaaaaagatgaaataactgaaaacatgttttatattctagtttccaccctttgctctgattactttttcgcacacttttggcattctctcgatgagcttcaagaggtagttacctgaaatggttttcacttcacaggtgtgcttcaaGCTCATGGaaagaataccaagagtgtgcaaagcagtaatcagtgcgaagggtggctattttgaagaaactagaatataaaacatgttttcagttatttcaccttttttgttaagtatataactccacatgtgttcattcatagttttgatgccttcagtgacaatctacaatgtaaatagtcatgaaaataaagaaaacaaattgaatgaggagaaagtgtgtccaaacctttggcctgtactgtatatatatatatatatatatatatatatatatatatatatatatatatatatatatatatatatatatatatatatatatatagtgtttgtACTGTTATTGAAGTTGGCATCTAAAGTATTGTATTTGTAGGTCTTCTCAACTTTTTGTGCAACTTTAGCATCATTCCCTAATAATTGTGGTATTTAActgttgaggttccactgtactcttTATTCTCCTCCTCTCAGTTAGTAGTTACATGTTATGAAATAATGTGATTAGATGAAACAAACGCAGCATACTAATTAACACAAACAATCATtttacacaccaacacacacacacacacaaaacacaataGCCTAATCACTGCAGGCTTACGTTGAAGTGCAGCCATCTTGGCGGCATACGGCACTTGAGCCAGCTCCCTCTCTATGTAATAAAGAACTTTCAGTGAGTCCTGGTCCTGACTGCCTTTCAGTCGGTAACCACTGCGCACTGCGGACACGGACACACAACACATTTGCATGCAACGATTGCACATGCAGACACTTATTGGCCACTACATTAGGTATACATCTAATTTACAAACTATTAGAAACAACTCAGTATGATGCATAAccacttgtgtgtgaatgttgagaTAATAGATCTTGTGTTGAATCTCATTAAGAGTGTTTAGGTCTACATAATGAACTGATAAATGTACACAATCATGGGTATTAATTGGACATACATGCAGACACATACTACAGTAGACATGCTTGTGTATTACTGTGCAAAAGTCTTAGGCCACCACCAGCTTTGTTATTTGAATTACCTCGCCACATGACATAGTAAAACAATATTTACGTtaactttgtcatgtctgtgatcatgttttgtttagttatgttttgcttggtttttggacactttttagttcttgtcttcactccctttgtcaccatagtaaccattagtttcacctggctcacatcgtcatgtcacgcacctgtctcacgtttttcacattttgagtcacgcacctgttttcactaatcatgtcatcactatttaagcctgtagttgccaggcagtcagcctggcgacatcactcttgacacactcattacactctgtttcatgttcatagtctatGCTGTCCTGTTCATGTCAttgcaagtaagttttgtttatttatgccacactaagtgtcttttgttttgccatgttcatagttagcatagtccaagtttttgttccctgcgttaagttttgtgcctccactgtgagcgccttttgtttgttctcttTTTGagtattaaaattaaatatgtatgtaccttcacgccatgtccggtccaaatcatttgcaccatgggaaaacaaaccacgccaaagtccaagtcttgacaaacttACCTAAACCTCAAAGAGCTTATGAGTTTCACACTAACAAGCTGTGTA
Encoded here:
- the ildr2 gene encoding immunoglobulin-like domain-containing receptor 2 isoform X2; protein product: MNFYRLALLVAAFACACDGVHVTVRENQQYAMLFQSVVLPCQYQTASTHTPVVQWWYKSYCRDRTRESFGLPESVHAPQLGASSQLECPDSARTVRAVASAQGASLTLSEHYKNRDISIINKADLRIGELQWGDSGVYYCKVVIANDLEGQNEAQLELLVLEWAFVGCVAVGSFLFLLLLGICWCQCCPHSCCCYVRCCCCPETCCCPRHLYEAGKKAKTAPPAPVPVYPYYIPGVPAVMPLAPSSHMDPKVVSVPSMENNLAGVRSGYRLKGSQDQDSLKVLYYIERELAQVPYAAKMAALQPRSLSELSSLHEGGNTDFRHTYQTVQMKALPPIADADDRSMLGGAPPAQSRRHRLRDRDNHSDDELDRRWNTHSEHLQRKTLSRRGHTGSLDELEEFARSYGSRSRRPEALEVRDYSPPRRSYRDVDDGWARRSPSPLPQKRRGTWDSELASRPPRPRDYDDAFLNHVLENKARRPGGDRGRADEDSDTPSKGSSRGKGSSYYSRSPSNRPEDEDSLPPYSEREAERYRRAAQNPDRYRTGYDTSEPGMRPFSYTRPRQGMTLPLQSGREEADRRHNLSTAPSRDSLVV
- the ildr2 gene encoding immunoglobulin-like domain-containing receptor 2 isoform X3, with the translated sequence MNFYRLALLVAAFACACDGVHVTVRENQQYAMLFQSVVLPCQYQTASTHTPVVQWWYKSYCRDRTRESFGLPESVHAPQLGASSQLECPDSARTVRAVASAQGASLTLSEHYKNRDISIINKADLRIGELQWGDSGVYYCKVVIANDLEGQNEAQLELLVLGRTAQKDDILPEFDVEIMPEWAFVGCVAVGSFLFLLLLGICWCQCCPHSCCCYVRCCCCPETCCCPRHLYEAGKKAKTAPPAPVPVYPYYIPGVPAVMPLAPSSHMDPKVVSVPSMENNLAGARSLSELSSLHEGGNTDFRHTYQTVQMKALPPIADADDRSMLGGAPPAQSRRHRLRDRDNHSDDELDRRWNTHSEHLQRKTLSRRGHTGSLDELEEFARSYGSRSRRPEALEVRDYSPPRRSYRDVDDGWARRSPSPLPQKRRGTWDSELASRPPRPRDYDDAFLNHVLENKARRPGGDRGRADEDSDTPSKGSSRGKGSSYYSRSPSNRPEDEDSLPPYSEREAERYRRAAQNPDRYRTGYDTSEPGMRPFSYTRPRQGMTLPLQSGREEADRRHNLSTAPSRDSLVV
- the ildr2 gene encoding immunoglobulin-like domain-containing receptor 2 isoform X1, giving the protein MNFYRLALLVAAFACACDGVHVTVRENQQYAMLFQSVVLPCQYQTASTHTPVVQWWYKSYCRDRTRESFGLPESVHAPQLGASSQLECPDSARTVRAVASAQGASLTLSEHYKNRDISIINKADLRIGELQWGDSGVYYCKVVIANDLEGQNEAQLELLVLGRTAQKDDILPEFDVEIMPEWAFVGCVAVGSFLFLLLLGICWCQCCPHSCCCYVRCCCCPETCCCPRHLYEAGKKAKTAPPAPVPVYPYYIPGVPAVMPLAPSSHMDPKVVSVPSMENNLAGVRSGYRLKGSQDQDSLKVLYYIERELAQVPYAAKMAALQPRSLSELSSLHEGGNTDFRHTYQTVQMKALPPIADADDRSMLGGAPPAQSRRHRLRDRDNHSDDELDRRWNTHSEHLQRKTLSRRGHTGSLDELEEFARSYGSRSRRPEALEVRDYSPPRRSYRDVDDGWARRSPSPLPQKRRGTWDSELASRPPRPRDYDDAFLNHVLENKARRPGGDRGRADEDSDTPSKGSSRGKGSSYYSRSPSNRPEDEDSLPPYSEREAERYRRAAQNPDRYRTGYDTSEPGMRPFSYTRPRQGMTLPLQSGREEADRRHNLSTAPSRDSLVV